CCCGCCCCGGGGTTGCAGCTGCCACGTTCGCCGAAGGCGTGGACGCGAAACGCACGGTCGGATTGGTCTACCGGTCGTCGTCGCAGCGTGCGTCAGAGTTCGAACAGCTCGGAAAACTCGTCACGTCAGCGTTCGAGCAGGCGCAGGAAGCTGGAAAGCACCTGCTTCCGCGCTAAACTCACCGTCTGGTTATGACTGAGCAAACTTCCCCTTCCCCTTCCCCGACGAAGCCGCAGCTCTACGAAGCACTCGATTCCGTGCCGCTCGCTGAGGTGCGCCGGTTCCGCAGGCGGCTAAAAAACGCGAAATCGCCGGAGGCGCTTTCCGCGATCGGTGCTGATATCGATACGGCGCGTGGGGTCGTCGACAAGCGTGATGCGCTGATCCCGGAGATTAAGTATCCGGAAAACCTGCCGGTATCTGCCCGCCGCGACGACATTATGGAACTGGTGCGCGACAACCAGGTTGTGGTCATCGCAGGCGAGACCGGTTCCGGCAAGACAACACAGATCCCGAAAATGCTGCTCGAGATGGGCCGCGGCCGACGCGGTCTGATCGGGCACACTCAGCCCCGCAGGTTGGCGGCGCGTACGGTGGCCGAGCGCATCGCCGACGAGTTGGGCCAGGACATCGGGCAGTCTGTCGGCTACGCCATTCGTTTCGACGACCGGGTCTCCAACTCCACCTCCGTGAAACTGATGACTGACGGCATTTTGCTCACCGAGATGCAGCGCGACCGCTTCCTTAACGCCTACGACACGATCATCATCGACGAGGCTCACGAGCGCTCACTCAACATCGACTTTCTGCTCGGCTACCTCAAGCGGCTGCTACCGAAGCGTCCCGACCTGAAAGTCATCGTCACCTCCGCAACCATCGACCCGGAGGCATTTGCGAACCATTTCGCCGACGCCGGCGGTAACCCGGCCCCAATTATCGAGGTATCAGGCCGCACGTATCCGGTGGAGATTCGCTACCGCCCGCTTGTCGAGCAGGTGGAAGCGAAAGACGGCTCGGTCAAGGAGATCGACACCGACATGATCGACGGTGTCGTCGCCGCTTGCAAAGAGCTCATGGGCGAAGGCAAAGGCGACATTTTGTGTTTCTTCGCCTCGGAGCGTGACATCCGCGATTGCATGGAGGCGATCGAGAAGCAGCATTGGCGCGGTGTTGAGGTCGTGCCGCTGTTCGGCCGTTTGTCCAACGCCGAGCAGCACCGCGTGTTCTCCGCGCACTCCGGCAGGCGCATCGTACTGTCCACCAACATTGCCGAGACATCGCTGACTGTCCCGGGCATCCACTACGTGGTGGACACCGGATTGGCACGTATCTCGCGCTACTCCACCCGCACCAAGGTGCAACGTCTGCCGATCGAGGAGGTCTCGCAGGCCTCGGCAAATCAGCGCTCAGGCCGCTCGGGACGAACCGCTGACGGCATCGCCATCCGTCTGTATTCAGAGGAGAACTTCGAATCCCGTCCGGAGTTCACGGATCCTGAGATCCTGCGCACCAACCTCGCCAGCGTGATCCTGCAAATGATCTCGCTGCGGCTGGGCGAGATCACCGAGTTCCCGTTCATCCAGCCGCCGGACCACAAGGCCGTGCGCGACGGGTTGATGCTGCTCAACGAGCTGGGGGCAATCAAGCACAAGGAACGCGACGGAGCGCCCGCGCTGACCGGCATCGGCCGCGACATCGCGCGCATCCCCGTTGACCCGAAGATGGCGCGCATGCTGGTTGAGGCAAACCGGCTGGGCGTGCTTGACGACGTCACCGTCATTGTCGCCGCGATGACTATCCAGGACGTGCGCGAGCGGCCTTTGGAGTATCAGGCCCAAGCGGACCAGTCGCACGCCCGGTTCAAGGACAAAGAATCTGACTTTTTGTCTTCACTGAAACTCTGGGACTACATCGGCGACTCTCGCGACGAGCTCTCGGGCAACGCGTTCCGCAAACGCATGAAGCGCGAGTTCTTGCACTACATGCGCATCCGCGAGTGGTTCGACCTGGTGCGCCAGCTGCGCGATGTCGAGCGCGGGCTCGGTTGGTCGCGCGCAGAAAATGTCGCAGGCGAGCGCGACGCCAACGCCATCCACCAGTCCCTGCTGACGGGTCTGCTCTCCAACATTGGCGCCCGCGACGGCAACTCCAAGGAGTTCCAGGGCGCGCGCGGGACGCGGTTTATGGTCTTTCCGGGGTCGTCGCTAAGCAAAAAGCCCCCGGAGTTCCTTATGGCCGCCGAACTGGTGGAGACCTCCCGCCTGTGGGCGCGCGACGTGGCCAAAATCGAGCCGGCCTGGGTCGAACACGCCGCAGGTGACCTGCTGAAGCACTCCTACTCGGAGCCGGTCTGGTCGCGGAAGCGCTCCGCGGCAATGGTGCACGAAAAGTCGATGCTCTACGGCGTGACCATCGTGCGCGACCGCCTGGTGCCGTATCACCGTGTCGATCCCGAAGGCGCCCGCAACATGTTCATTCGACACGCACTGTTGGAGGGCGATTGGAACCGCCACCACACTTTTATCGACCACAACGAGGCACTGCTCGCGGAGGCCTCCGAAGTTGAGGAGAAGGTGCGCCGGCGCGGACTCGTCGTCGACGAGGACACGCTGTTCGACTTTTACGACTCGCGCCTGCCGGAATCCGTGACCACCGCCCGCCACTTCGACTCCTGGTGGAAGAAGCAGCGCGCGAACGACAAGCATTACCTGGACTTCGACCCGGCCGCATTGCTTGACGACGACGGCGTCGACGCCTCCGCAAACGCCTTCCCCGAGGCCAAACGCCAGGGCTCGGTCGAGTATGCGCTACGCTACAAGTTCGAACCCGGCGACCCCTTCGACGGCGTGACAGTAGAGGTGCCGGTGCCGCTACTGGCGAACCTGCGCCCCGACGGCTTCGACTGGCTGGTGCCGGGCCTGCGCTCCGAGCTCGCCGCCGAGATGATCCGGACGCTTCCGAAGGCGCTGCGCAAAACCGTGGTGCCTGCGCCTGACTTCGCGGAGCGAGCACTTAATGCGATGCCCGACGACGTCGACCCGGACACAACAGCGTTTACCGATGCACTCTCGGAGGCCCTTCGCAGCGTCGGTGGCCGAGGTATCAACGGCACGGACTTCAACCCGGCGGCGTTGCCGCCACACTTGAAAGTCACCTACGCAGCTATCGACCGCCGCGGCAAAATTGTCGATCACGACAAGGATCTCACCGCGCTGAAGCGTCGCCAGGCAGGCAAGATTAAGTCCTCGGTGTCAAAGGCCGGCCGCAAGTCCGAATCTGAGGCCGTGCAGAAGTGGACCGCCGATTCCCTCGGTGCGGTGCCGGAGACTGTTAAAACCACCATCGACGGCAACGAGGTCGACGCCTACCCGGCCCTGGAGGCAACAAAGGAAGGCGTGAAGGTCACAGTCCACCCGACGAAGGCGGCAGCGGACGCGTCAATGGCCACTGCCACACTGACGCTGCTCCTCCGCGAGATTCCCGTCAATGCGCAGCAGATGACGAAGGGGCTGCCGCTGCGCCACAAGGTGGCAGTGGACCGCTATCCGCACGGCGGCGCCGAGGGGCTGGTGGAGGACGCACGCGTCGCGGTCATCCGCGACCTCATGGTTGCACACGGTGGGCCGGTGCGTTCCCCGGAGGAGTTCGACGCGCTACTGGCCGAGATTAAACCGCAGGTATCCGGCGGTGTGCGACGTGCGGTGGTCAACCTTGCCCCAGCTCTGGCGGCTTATGCGGATATGTCAGCGGAGTTGGAGCAGTGGGACGGCCCGGCGATCGACGATATGCGCTCGCAATTGCGTTTCTATTTGCCGAAGCACGCGGTGACTATCCACGGCGTTGCCCATTTGCAGCACCTGCCGCGCTATATCGATGCGATGCGGATCAGACTCGAGGACATGCGAGTCGATCCGGACCGAGATGCGGACCGTCAAGCCGTGGTTGACGGCGTCAAACAGTATCTTGCGCAGCGGATGCAGAAACTGCCGGCGAACCGCCGGAAAACGCGCGCGTACAAGGACATTGTGTGGCTGATCGAAGAGTTGCGCGTCAGCCTCTTCGCGCAGCGGTTGGGCACTCCCCGCCCGGTCAGCCAGCGCAGGATCGAAAAGAAAGTTGACGCGCTGCGCTAGCTCTCACGCGTGTGCGGGGACTTAGCGGAACTCGTCGCGGTCGCGCCGGCGCATGAGCCGAATCTCGGATTCGAAATCGTCGGCGCTTTCGAACGACTTGTACACGGAAGCAAAGCGCAGGTATGCGACCTCGTCAAGAGCGCGCAATGGCTCGAGCACCGCCAAGCCGATCTCGTTCGCGGGCACCTGGGAGCTTCCTTGAGCGCGGACGGTTTCCTCAACCTCTTGCGCCAGTCGTTTGAGTGCGTCGTCGGAGACGTCTCGTCCTTGACAGGCGCGGCGCACACCAACGATGAGCTTGTCCCGGTCGAACGGTTCACTCACACCGTTTCGCTTCACCACAGTCAACACCGCATTTTCCACAGTGGTGAACCTGCCCCCGCACTGTGTGCATTCGCGGCGCCTGCGAATCGCGGATCCTGCTTCGACCAATCGGGAGTCAGTGACTCTGGTCTGCTCGTTGTGGCAGAAAGGACAATACATGTTGCTCAGCCTACCCCCGCCCCGAAAAGGACTGGATGGCTCTACCGAGCCGCGGCGACCTCGAGATTCTGCGACGTCACCAGGGTCGCGGGCGCCTGTTCAGTTCCACTGAATGCCCCGCCGAACGCGGAACCGACCAGCAAAGCGACGCTGAGGATGGCAGCGAGAACCACGCCTTCCTTGCGCTCGCGGTGCGATTCGAAAACGTCATCCGTCTTCCTCTCGCCACAGGAGTGCACGAGATTCAAACGATCACCTTTTCGATCATAGGCACCGAGCGTTCGAACACGAGACGCCTCTACCGCCCGGCCAGGCACCTTCTCTAGGTCCCACACCTCGACTGGCTGTACGTAACACTGCGAAATGGAACCCGCGCTTCGGGCATAACTCACACTGTTCATCGTGGGGTTCATTGCTACCGACACGTTGGACTCCTTTCGTTTTGCGTCCCACTCTACGAACGGGCGCGACACGTTCGAACGTGAACTCGTCTATATGTTCGAATCCGCTTACATGTTCGATTTATAGCAAAGGCGCATTCACGTGTCTAGTCAGGAACGAAAGATATCGAACAAACTTGCCCTCTCTGGTAGGTTCGAACACACTGCAAACACCGCAGGGAGTGAGAAAGGGAGAACTCGTGGCAAAGAAGAAGGCCGAGGCAGGCAATTTGGATATGAGCACACTGTCAGATAGGCAGCGCAGGATCCTGCAGGTCATCCAGGATGCCGTTGTGCTGCGTGGTTATCCGCCAAGCATCCGTGAAATTGGCGACGCAACCGGTCTACAGTCCACATCGTCCGTCGCCTATCAGCTCAAGGAACTGGAGAAGAAGGGCTTTTTGCGTCGCGATCCAAACAAACCGCGAGCCGTAGATCTGCGCCACCTTCAGGAGTCCACCAAGCCGAAGCGCAAGGCACCTACCAAACGGGATGCCCCGGAAGAGGCGGCGCCAGCGCGCTATGTCCCGGTTGTTGGCCAAATCGCAGCCGGCGCCCCGATCCTGGCGGAGGAAAACGTAGACACGTACTACCCACTGCCGGGCGAGCTGCTTGGCGACGGCGACGTGTTCATGCTCCAAGTGGTCGGGGAGTCGATGCGCGATGCGGGCATCCTCAACGGCGACTGGGTCGTCGTGCGCTCCCAACCAGTGGCCGAGGAAGGCGAGTTCGTCGCCGCACTGCTCGACGGCGAAGCGACTGTGAAGGAGTTCCACCGCGATTCGACCGGTGTATGGCTACTTCCCCATAACGACGCGTTCTCCCCGATTAAGGGTGACGAGGCAGAGATTATGGGCCGGGTCATCTCCGTTTTCCGCACACTTTAGCCCCCATTCACTCCCCACGTCCGGGGGAAACCGGACACAAACACAGACAAATAGGCATCCCGATTTGGGATACTCGGTGCCATGTATGCAGAGGAACGGAAACGCCAGATCGCGTCGCTCACGGCAGTTGAGGGACGCGTGAGCGTTGCCGACCTCGCCGAAAAGTTCGATGTCACCGCAGAGACGATCCGTCGCGACCTGACCGCCCTGCACACCGAGGGTGTCGTACACCGCGTCCACGGTGGAGCGGTTGCCAACCAGGCGTTTCTCACCTCAGAGCTGCCGCTGGACGCCCGCTCGCGTTCTGCCTCGGGCGCCAAGAA
Above is a genomic segment from Corynebacterium lujinxingii containing:
- the hrpA gene encoding ATP-dependent RNA helicase HrpA, whose product is MTEQTSPSPSPTKPQLYEALDSVPLAEVRRFRRRLKNAKSPEALSAIGADIDTARGVVDKRDALIPEIKYPENLPVSARRDDIMELVRDNQVVVIAGETGSGKTTQIPKMLLEMGRGRRGLIGHTQPRRLAARTVAERIADELGQDIGQSVGYAIRFDDRVSNSTSVKLMTDGILLTEMQRDRFLNAYDTIIIDEAHERSLNIDFLLGYLKRLLPKRPDLKVIVTSATIDPEAFANHFADAGGNPAPIIEVSGRTYPVEIRYRPLVEQVEAKDGSVKEIDTDMIDGVVAACKELMGEGKGDILCFFASERDIRDCMEAIEKQHWRGVEVVPLFGRLSNAEQHRVFSAHSGRRIVLSTNIAETSLTVPGIHYVVDTGLARISRYSTRTKVQRLPIEEVSQASANQRSGRSGRTADGIAIRLYSEENFESRPEFTDPEILRTNLASVILQMISLRLGEITEFPFIQPPDHKAVRDGLMLLNELGAIKHKERDGAPALTGIGRDIARIPVDPKMARMLVEANRLGVLDDVTVIVAAMTIQDVRERPLEYQAQADQSHARFKDKESDFLSSLKLWDYIGDSRDELSGNAFRKRMKREFLHYMRIREWFDLVRQLRDVERGLGWSRAENVAGERDANAIHQSLLTGLLSNIGARDGNSKEFQGARGTRFMVFPGSSLSKKPPEFLMAAELVETSRLWARDVAKIEPAWVEHAAGDLLKHSYSEPVWSRKRSAAMVHEKSMLYGVTIVRDRLVPYHRVDPEGARNMFIRHALLEGDWNRHHTFIDHNEALLAEASEVEEKVRRRGLVVDEDTLFDFYDSRLPESVTTARHFDSWWKKQRANDKHYLDFDPAALLDDDGVDASANAFPEAKRQGSVEYALRYKFEPGDPFDGVTVEVPVPLLANLRPDGFDWLVPGLRSELAAEMIRTLPKALRKTVVPAPDFAERALNAMPDDVDPDTTAFTDALSEALRSVGGRGINGTDFNPAALPPHLKVTYAAIDRRGKIVDHDKDLTALKRRQAGKIKSSVSKAGRKSESEAVQKWTADSLGAVPETVKTTIDGNEVDAYPALEATKEGVKVTVHPTKAAADASMATATLTLLLREIPVNAQQMTKGLPLRHKVAVDRYPHGGAEGLVEDARVAVIRDLMVAHGGPVRSPEEFDALLAEIKPQVSGGVRRAVVNLAPALAAYADMSAELEQWDGPAIDDMRSQLRFYLPKHAVTIHGVAHLQHLPRYIDAMRIRLEDMRVDPDRDADRQAVVDGVKQYLAQRMQKLPANRRKTRAYKDIVWLIEELRVSLFAQRLGTPRPVSQRRIEKKVDALR
- the lexA gene encoding transcriptional repressor LexA — encoded protein: MSTLSDRQRRILQVIQDAVVLRGYPPSIREIGDATGLQSTSSVAYQLKELEKKGFLRRDPNKPRAVDLRHLQESTKPKRKAPTKRDAPEEAAPARYVPVVGQIAAGAPILAEENVDTYYPLPGELLGDGDVFMLQVVGESMRDAGILNGDWVVVRSQPVAEEGEFVAALLDGEATVKEFHRDSTGVWLLPHNDAFSPIKGDEAEIMGRVISVFRTL
- the nrdR gene encoding transcriptional regulator NrdR gives rise to the protein MYCPFCHNEQTRVTDSRLVEAGSAIRRRRECTQCGGRFTTVENAVLTVVKRNGVSEPFDRDKLIVGVRRACQGRDVSDDALKRLAQEVEETVRAQGSSQVPANEIGLAVLEPLRALDEVAYLRFASVYKSFESADDFESEIRLMRRRDRDEFR